From the genome of Rickettsiales bacterium:
GTGCTAAGCAGAAGAATGGCCGACCATAAAATGGCAATGGCCGGAAAAAGACTGCGCTGGAAAGAAAACGCATCCGCGATTTCCTTTTCTTCCTTTTCGTCGTGTATTTCCCAGTCTTTGAAGATGAAATAACTTTCAAGCTCCTTCATAAGCTCATAGTCCTTGAGTGCCTTGATTTCCTTGTAAAGTGCTTTTTCCTTCATATGCCAGTCATGCACAATGACTTCCGCCTTGCGTACGGCACTGGTGATAATATTGGCAAAGAACATGGCAGTCGTGGAAAAAATCACCGTCAGCAACAATACGATCTGCGGATCCTTGTAGGTGAAAATAATAGCAAAGGCGATGACGAGCGAAGCTTCAATGATGATAAGCCAGAGCATGCGGGCGCTGATAAGGCGGGATTCATGGACATCTTCACTGCGATAGTGATGAAGCCTTGACAAGAAATGCGCTCTGATGTCATCCATAATGGACCTGCCTTCCCTTTAAAATACCAAGAAATGTAATTAAAATCAATGCGCAAGAACCCTACCATACTGATTACCAATGATGACGGAATCCAGGCTCCCGGCCTGAAAGTGCTCGAAAAGATCGCCGCTCAGCTCTCGGATGACATCTGGGTTGTGGCGCCGGAAGTGGAGCAGAGCGGGGCAGGGCATTCGCTTACCATCAACTCGCCTATGCGCTACCGGAAGGTCTCAGCCCGGCGTTTTGCCGTAAGCGGAACTCCCACCGATTGCGTGCTTATGGCTACCTGCGAGATCATTCCGGAAAAAGTCGATCTAGTGCTTTCCGGCGTAAACCGCAGCAAAAATATCGGCGAAGATGTGACGCATTCAGGAACCGTGGCAGGTGCGCTGGAGGGGACATTGTGCGGTATACGCTCGATCGCGCTCTCGCAATCCATGGATTTCATGAGCCCGGATGCCAAGGTTCACTGGAAAACCGCTGAAGAACATGGGCCAAAACTGATCAGGAAACTGCTGACCCAGGAATGGGAGCCAGATACGCTTTTCAACGTGAATTTCCCCGACTGTGCGTCGGAAAAAGTAAAGGGAATCAAATGCGTGGCCC
Proteins encoded in this window:
- the surE gene encoding 5'/3'-nucleotidase SurE produces the protein MRKNPTILITNDDGIQAPGLKVLEKIAAQLSDDIWVVAPEVEQSGAGHSLTINSPMRYRKVSARRFAVSGTPTDCVLMATCEIIPEKVDLVLSGVNRSKNIGEDVTHSGTVAGALEGTLCGIRSIALSQSMDFMSPDAKVHWKTAEEHGPKLIRKLLTQEWEPDTLFNVNFPDCASEKVKGIKCVAHGKRHVPKQLTKNIDPKGRPYFWLNWPEEGADPRRPDCDIEWLRQDYITVTPICLDMTNYNLLKRLKNTLEK